One Cohnella candidum genomic region harbors:
- a CDS encoding polysaccharide deacetylase family protein: MDRYRCIRRVAALLCACVLVAAMARSEAFAEQGSGKPKKMPWAEMQKRYKGVFVLSAPREVRKVALTFDDVPDPRYTPYVLDVLKRKGVHATFFVVGTRAGKHPNLVRRIHREGHAVGNHSYSHPDFSKTPLLKAQEQIRRTEDRLQWLLGFRPRLFRPPYGEILPKQLEWAKTAGYTVVNWDVDSSDWRQLKSGEVFRNVTTAVRPGSVILMHAGGGEGQNLSGTVEALPRIIDWLRKHDYEPVTLPELIGVPEKRGTIPLP; the protein is encoded by the coding sequence TTGGATAGGTACCGTTGCATACGGAGGGTGGCGGCGCTTCTCTGCGCGTGCGTGCTTGTTGCGGCGATGGCCCGTTCCGAAGCTTTCGCCGAGCAGGGAAGCGGGAAGCCGAAAAAAATGCCTTGGGCGGAAATGCAAAAGCGCTACAAAGGCGTGTTCGTGCTGTCCGCTCCCCGCGAAGTTAGGAAAGTCGCGCTCACGTTTGACGACGTTCCGGATCCCCGTTATACGCCGTACGTGCTGGACGTTTTGAAAAGGAAGGGCGTTCACGCGACTTTCTTCGTGGTGGGGACAAGAGCGGGCAAACATCCGAACCTCGTGCGGCGGATCCACCGGGAAGGGCACGCCGTCGGCAACCATTCGTATTCTCATCCCGACTTTTCCAAGACTCCTCTGCTTAAAGCCCAAGAACAGATCCGCAGGACCGAGGATCGCCTGCAGTGGCTGCTCGGCTTCCGGCCGCGGCTGTTCCGTCCGCCGTACGGGGAAATCCTGCCGAAGCAGTTGGAATGGGCAAAAACCGCCGGCTATACCGTCGTCAACTGGGACGTGGATTCTTCCGATTGGCGCCAGCTCAAGTCGGGCGAAGTGTTCCGGAACGTGACGACGGCGGTGCGCCCGGGTTCCGTAATCCTGATGCACGCTGGAGGCGGGGAGGGCCAGAACCTCTCGGGCACGGTAGAAGCGCTTCCGAGGATCATCGATTGGCTGCGGAAGCACGATTACGAACCGGTCACGCTGCCGGAACTGATTGGAGTACCCGAGAAACGCGGAACGATTCCGCTTCCCTGA
- a CDS encoding 3D domain-containing protein → MNGHWKKAGIRTAALFLGGALLLPGLTAHAATASYTAHDGDTFWLLSKKFDISVQRLMSANPNVDPLNIYDGLKMNIPTGTVKAASSKAASAKPSANDGKTVTTMAGQSLEFSKVLDIKATAYSDAPEENGWGPVDYFGNPLKLGTIAVDPKVIPFGTKVYITGYDFNGLPKGGLIATATDSGSAIKGKRIDIFIPGSRSFVSGFGFQSVKVYILK, encoded by the coding sequence TTGAATGGTCATTGGAAAAAGGCGGGCATCCGTACCGCCGCATTGTTTCTTGGAGGCGCGTTGCTTCTCCCCGGGCTGACGGCCCACGCGGCCACCGCTTCTTACACGGCGCACGACGGGGACACGTTCTGGCTGCTGTCCAAGAAATTCGACATCTCCGTGCAGAGGCTGATGAGCGCGAATCCGAACGTGGATCCGCTCAACATCTACGACGGACTGAAGATGAACATTCCTACGGGAACCGTGAAAGCGGCATCTTCGAAAGCGGCTTCCGCCAAACCGTCCGCGAATGACGGGAAAACGGTCACGACGATGGCCGGGCAATCGCTGGAGTTCTCCAAGGTGCTCGATATCAAAGCGACGGCTTATTCCGACGCTCCTGAAGAGAACGGCTGGGGTCCGGTCGACTATTTCGGCAACCCGCTGAAGCTCGGCACGATCGCCGTCGACCCGAAAGTCATTCCTTTCGGCACGAAGGTGTACATCACCGGCTACGATTTCAACGGCCTGCCCAAAGGCGGCTTGATCGCGACCGCGACCGATTCCGGCAGCGCGATCAAAGGGAAACGGATCGACATCTTCATTCCGGGCTCCCGCTCGTTCGTTTCGGGCTTCGGTTTCCAGAGCGTGAAAGTGTACATTTTGAAGTAA
- a CDS encoding LysR family transcriptional regulator has product MLEDMRLFATVVEHTSLNKAAERLNVSQPALSRRISRLEAELGVELFRRIGKRLELTAAGQLTYEFALELRRFHGSYLQKLNAFKTDEAQIVTIGASLTTLQTTLPDLITAMTEKHPSLEIKAVTGKSHEIATLVKERKVDFGLVASAVADDPAITSLPLFDDHLMLVLPRTHFILEKTQLEMADLNGLPMILFAPGTWYRTLTDELLRRHGVKPDVRMEIDSFEAIVRLLSASRAGTLLPKSYLRRQLLEDNDLYVVRVRNLEQTKRTTSLVHGDPAWLTPSIRFLIEETSAFFARGAHLPKELS; this is encoded by the coding sequence ATGCTGGAGGATATGCGATTGTTTGCCACCGTCGTAGAGCATACTAGCCTCAACAAAGCCGCCGAGAGGCTCAACGTCTCTCAGCCCGCCCTGTCCCGGCGCATCTCGCGGCTGGAGGCCGAGCTGGGTGTGGAGCTGTTCCGCCGGATCGGCAAAAGGCTTGAGCTCACGGCCGCCGGCCAGCTCACCTACGAGTTCGCGCTGGAGCTCCGCAGGTTTCACGGTTCGTACCTTCAGAAGCTGAATGCCTTCAAAACGGACGAAGCCCAAATCGTCACGATCGGCGCCAGTCTCACCACCCTGCAAACGACGCTGCCCGACCTCATCACGGCGATGACGGAGAAGCATCCGAGTCTGGAAATCAAGGCGGTCACGGGCAAGTCCCATGAGATCGCCACGCTGGTTAAGGAACGCAAGGTCGATTTCGGACTGGTCGCTTCCGCGGTCGCCGACGATCCCGCCATTACCAGTTTACCCTTATTTGACGATCATCTCATGCTCGTGCTGCCGCGAACCCATTTTATATTGGAAAAAACGCAGCTCGAGATGGCGGACCTGAACGGACTGCCGATGATCCTCTTCGCCCCGGGGACCTGGTATCGGACGCTGACGGACGAGCTGCTCCGCCGCCACGGCGTGAAGCCGGACGTCCGGATGGAAATCGATTCGTTCGAGGCGATCGTCCGCCTTCTATCCGCTTCGCGGGCTGGCACGCTGCTTCCGAAATCCTATCTGCGCAGGCAGCTGCTGGAGGATAACGATCTGTATGTCGTGCGGGTCCGCAACCTCGAGCAGACCAAGCGGACGACCTCCCTCGTACACGGGGATCCGGCCTGGCTGACGCCTTCCATCCGTTTTCTCATCGAGGAAACGTCTGCTTTTTTTGCGCGCGGCGCCCATCTGCCGAAAGAGCTGTCGTGA
- a CDS encoding succinate dehydrogenase cytochrome b558 subunit, translated as MSGNSYLPRKLHSLLGVIPLGLFFIEHALTNYSAFEGGQQGFKDSVDFLHSMPLIFFLELFVIWLPILFHGVYGLYIAYQSNLNTGRFSYGRNWAFALQRISGVITFIFVIWHVWETRIQVALGNITYDELGTHMHDIVSNPVTFVIYFIAVVAAVFHFSNGLWAFLVSWGITIGPRAQRVSSNICMGIFVIVSVLFLLSLFAFRGAEFASAAAATTAISSVTIG; from the coding sequence ATGAGTGGAAATTCGTACTTACCCCGTAAGCTGCATTCTTTATTGGGGGTCATTCCGCTGGGACTGTTCTTTATCGAGCATGCCCTGACGAACTACTCGGCCTTCGAAGGCGGGCAACAGGGATTCAAGGACAGCGTCGATTTCCTGCACAGCATGCCGCTGATCTTTTTCCTCGAATTGTTCGTCATCTGGCTGCCGATTCTGTTCCACGGCGTATACGGGCTGTATATCGCGTACCAGTCGAACCTCAACACGGGACGTTTCAGCTACGGCCGCAACTGGGCGTTCGCCCTGCAGCGGATCAGCGGCGTGATCACGTTCATTTTCGTGATCTGGCACGTCTGGGAAACCCGCATCCAAGTGGCGCTGGGCAATATCACGTACGACGAGCTCGGTACCCATATGCACGATATCGTATCCAATCCGGTTACGTTCGTCATCTACTTCATCGCGGTCGTCGCGGCCGTATTCCATTTCTCCAACGGCCTGTGGGCGTTCCTGGTCAGCTGGGGAATCACGATCGGACCGCGCGCTCAGCGCGTGTCGTCCAACATTTGCATGGGCATTTTCGTCATCGTGTCCGTGCTGTTCCTGCTGTCCCTGTTCGCTTTCCGCGGCGCTGAGTTCGCGTCGGCGGCGGCAGCGACGACGGCTATCAGCTCGGTAACGATCGGTTAA
- the sdhA gene encoding succinate dehydrogenase flavoprotein subunit: MAKNKIIIVGGGLAGLMATVKAAESGMRVDLFSLVPVKRSHSVCAQGGINGAVNTKGEGDSPWEHFDDTVYGGDFLANQPPVKAMCEAAPGIIHLMDRMGVMFNRTPEGLLDFRRFGGTKHHRTAFAGATTGQQLLYALDEQVRRWEAAGLVQKFEHWEFTSVVIDDDGVCRGITAQNLRSMEVQTFKSDAVILATGGPGIIFGKTTNSVINTGTAASAVYQQGVYYANGEFIQIHPTAIPGDDKLRLMSESARGEGGRIWTYKDGKPWYFLEEKYPAYGNLVPRDIATREIFSVCVDQKLGINGENMVYLDLSHKDPKELDVKLGGIIEIYEKFMGDDPRKIPMKIFPAVHYSMGGMWVDFNQMTNIPGLFACGECEYQYHGANRLGANSLLSAIYGGMVTGPKAIEYIRGLKKSAEDVSESVFEREARKQTQKYESILGMDGNENAYVLHKELGEWMTNNMTVVRFNDKLQQTVDKIKELKQRYAKININDTARWNNAGVAFTRQLWNMLELSEAMTVGALMRNESRGAHYKPEFPDRNDEEFLKTTKAKWTAEGPQISYEEVDVSLIAPRIRDYSTDKKKEG; encoded by the coding sequence ATGGCGAAAAATAAAATCATCATCGTAGGCGGCGGCCTCGCCGGCCTGATGGCCACCGTGAAGGCGGCCGAATCGGGCATGCGGGTCGACCTGTTCTCTCTGGTGCCGGTGAAGCGTTCGCACTCCGTGTGCGCGCAGGGCGGAATTAACGGCGCCGTCAATACGAAAGGCGAAGGTGACTCCCCTTGGGAGCATTTCGACGATACGGTTTACGGTGGCGACTTCCTGGCGAACCAACCGCCGGTCAAAGCGATGTGCGAAGCCGCGCCGGGCATTATTCACCTGATGGACCGGATGGGCGTTATGTTCAACCGGACGCCGGAAGGCCTGCTTGATTTCCGCCGGTTCGGCGGCACGAAGCATCACCGCACGGCGTTCGCCGGCGCGACGACCGGGCAGCAGCTCCTTTATGCGCTGGACGAGCAAGTCCGCCGCTGGGAAGCGGCCGGACTCGTACAGAAGTTCGAGCACTGGGAATTCACGTCGGTCGTCATCGATGACGACGGCGTCTGCCGCGGCATCACGGCGCAAAACCTCCGCTCGATGGAAGTGCAAACGTTCAAATCCGACGCGGTCATCCTGGCGACGGGCGGACCGGGCATCATTTTCGGCAAAACGACGAACTCCGTCATCAATACGGGAACCGCGGCCAGCGCGGTGTACCAGCAAGGCGTTTACTACGCCAACGGCGAATTCATCCAGATTCACCCGACGGCCATTCCCGGCGACGACAAGCTGCGCCTCATGAGCGAATCCGCCCGCGGCGAAGGCGGCCGGATCTGGACGTACAAGGACGGCAAACCGTGGTACTTCCTCGAAGAGAAATATCCGGCGTACGGAAACCTGGTGCCTCGCGACATCGCGACGCGCGAGATTTTCAGCGTCTGCGTCGACCAGAAGCTCGGCATCAACGGCGAGAACATGGTTTACCTGGACCTGTCGCATAAGGATCCCAAAGAGCTTGACGTTAAGCTCGGCGGCATCATCGAAATCTACGAGAAGTTCATGGGCGACGATCCGCGGAAAATCCCGATGAAGATTTTCCCGGCGGTCCACTACTCGATGGGCGGCATGTGGGTCGACTTCAACCAGATGACGAACATCCCCGGTTTGTTCGCTTGCGGCGAATGCGAGTACCAATACCACGGCGCGAACCGCCTTGGCGCGAACTCCCTGCTGTCCGCGATTTACGGCGGCATGGTCACCGGACCGAAAGCGATCGAGTACATCCGCGGCCTCAAGAAATCGGCCGAAGACGTATCCGAGAGCGTGTTCGAACGGGAAGCCCGCAAACAAACGCAGAAATACGAGTCGATCCTCGGCATGGACGGCAACGAGAATGCGTATGTTCTGCATAAAGAGCTCGGCGAATGGATGACGAACAACATGACCGTCGTCCGTTTCAACGACAAGCTGCAGCAAACGGTCGACAAAATCAAGGAACTGAAGCAGCGCTACGCCAAGATCAACATCAACGACACGGCGCGCTGGAACAATGCCGGCGTCGCCTTTACCCGCCAGCTGTGGAACATGCTGGAGCTGTCCGAAGCGATGACCGTAGGCGCTCTGATGCGGAACGAAAGCCGCGGCGCTCACTACAAGCCGGAATTCCCGGACCGCAATGACGAGGAGTTCCTGAAGACGACTAAAGCGAAGTGGACCGCGGAAGGACCGCAAATCTCCTACGAGGAAGTCGACGTTTCCCTGATCGCTCCTCGCATCCGCGACTACTCCACGGATAAGAAGAAGGAGGGATAA
- the sdhB gene encoding succinate dehydrogenase iron-sulfur subunit, whose amino-acid sequence MAETATKQRTVKFIITRRERPEAAPYTEEFEVPYRPNMNVISALMEIQRNPVKADGGSTSPVCWESNCLEEVCGACSMVINGKPRQACSALVDKLEQPIRLEPMSTFPVVRDLVINRERMFQALKKVKAWIPIDGTYDLGPGPRMAESKRQWAYELSKCMTCGVCLEACPNVNDRNSFIGPAPISQVRLFNAHPTGEMNAHERLEALMDDGGIEGCGNSQNCVRSCPKGIPLTTSIAAINKDTTKHMFKKWLTM is encoded by the coding sequence ATGGCGGAAACGGCAACCAAACAACGTACCGTTAAATTCATCATCACGCGTCGGGAACGTCCGGAAGCCGCTCCTTACACCGAGGAGTTCGAGGTTCCCTACCGCCCGAACATGAACGTCATCAGCGCCTTGATGGAAATCCAGCGCAATCCCGTGAAAGCGGACGGGGGTTCTACTTCCCCGGTATGTTGGGAGTCCAACTGCCTTGAGGAAGTTTGCGGCGCGTGCTCGATGGTCATCAACGGCAAACCGCGCCAGGCTTGCTCGGCGCTCGTCGATAAGCTGGAACAGCCGATCCGGCTGGAGCCGATGTCGACGTTCCCGGTCGTACGCGACCTGGTCATTAACCGCGAGCGCATGTTCCAAGCGTTGAAAAAGGTCAAAGCGTGGATTCCGATCGACGGTACGTACGATCTCGGACCGGGTCCGCGGATGGCCGAGTCGAAGCGCCAATGGGCGTACGAGTTGTCCAAGTGCATGACGTGCGGCGTCTGCCTCGAAGCTTGCCCGAACGTCAACGACCGCAACTCGTTCATCGGGCCGGCTCCGATTTCGCAGGTTCGCCTGTTCAACGCCCATCCGACGGGCGAAATGAACGCTCACGAGCGTCTGGAAGCCTTGATGGACGACGGCGGCATCGAGGGCTGCGGAAACTCGCAGAACTGCGTCCGCTCCTGCCCGAAAGGCATCCCGCTGACGACGTCGATCGCGGCGATCAACAAAGACACGACCAAGCATATGTTCAAGAAATGGCTGACCATGTAA